One genomic window of Hymenobacter sp. J193 includes the following:
- a CDS encoding sorbosone dehydrogenase family protein, which translates to MKLRHLLPLAVLAPLALAFTTAPAPSAADTNLAKIKLPKGFVISYFARGVKSARELAVGPDGTVYVGTKDDKVYALPDRNKDGRADEVVTVATGLNSPNGVAVRNGALYVGEIHRIVRYDNIAARLKQKPKPVVVYDKLPNKEWHGFKYISFGPDGKLYVPVGAPCNVCEPEEPIYATINRLNADGTGLETVAYGVRNTVGFDWSPQDKAMWFTDNGRDQLGDNLPADELNRAASSGQHFGFPYFFAGDVRDPQFGAGKNQSTYVAPAQKLGPHVAALGLKFYTGKQFPAQYRNQIFIPEHGSWNRSKKLGYRISLVRLDATGKKALGYETFAEGWLQGQQSWGRPVCLLVLPDGSLLVSDDQNDAVYRISYKA; encoded by the coding sequence ATGAAACTGCGCCATCTTCTTCCGCTTGCCGTGCTGGCCCCGCTGGCTTTGGCCTTCACCACGGCGCCCGCGCCCTCGGCCGCCGATACCAACCTCGCCAAAATCAAGCTCCCCAAGGGCTTCGTCATCAGCTACTTTGCCCGGGGCGTGAAAAGTGCCCGCGAGCTGGCCGTAGGCCCCGACGGTACCGTGTACGTGGGCACCAAGGACGACAAGGTGTACGCCCTGCCCGACCGCAACAAAGACGGCCGCGCCGATGAAGTGGTGACGGTAGCTACCGGTCTGAACTCGCCCAACGGCGTGGCCGTGCGCAACGGAGCCCTGTACGTGGGCGAAATCCACCGCATCGTGCGCTACGACAACATTGCGGCGCGCCTCAAGCAGAAGCCCAAGCCCGTAGTGGTGTACGACAAGCTGCCCAACAAAGAGTGGCACGGCTTCAAGTACATCAGCTTCGGGCCCGATGGCAAGCTCTACGTGCCGGTGGGCGCGCCCTGCAACGTGTGTGAGCCGGAAGAGCCTATCTACGCCACCATCAACCGCCTCAACGCTGATGGCACCGGCCTCGAAACCGTGGCCTACGGGGTGCGCAATACCGTGGGCTTCGACTGGAGCCCCCAGGACAAGGCTATGTGGTTTACCGACAACGGCCGCGACCAACTGGGCGACAACCTGCCCGCCGACGAGCTGAACCGGGCCGCCAGCTCCGGCCAGCACTTCGGCTTCCCGTACTTCTTTGCCGGCGACGTGCGCGACCCGCAGTTTGGTGCCGGCAAAAATCAGAGCACCTACGTGGCGCCGGCCCAGAAGCTGGGGCCGCACGTGGCCGCGCTGGGTTTGAAGTTCTATACCGGCAAGCAGTTTCCGGCCCAGTACCGCAACCAGATTTTCATTCCTGAGCACGGCTCCTGGAACCGCAGCAAAAAGCTCGGCTACCGTATCAGCCTGGTGCGCCTCGATGCCACCGGTAAAAAGGCTCTGGGCTACGAAACCTTCGCCGAAGGCTGGCTCCAGGGCCAGCAAAGCTGGGGCCGCCCCGTGTGCCTGCTGGTGCTGCCCGATGGCTCCCTGCTCGTCTCCGACGACCAGAACGACGCCGTCTACCGCATCAGCTACAAAGCGTAG
- a CDS encoding RimK/LysX family protein: MKKQRVPKRVVGRRELVDFPELQLWGVEAKVDTGAYTGAIHCSNMHEETRPDGRRVLHVQLLDPSHPNFDGRAMQFAAFSRRDIRSSNGEVQERYVIRAVLRLFNENIETEFSLSDRSDMRYPVLIGRSLLRQRRLVVDVLRRNVSYRETHRAARPR; the protein is encoded by the coding sequence ATGAAAAAGCAGCGGGTACCGAAGCGGGTAGTGGGACGGCGTGAGCTGGTCGATTTTCCGGAATTGCAGCTCTGGGGGGTGGAGGCCAAGGTAGATACCGGCGCGTACACCGGCGCCATTCACTGCTCCAACATGCACGAGGAAACGCGGCCTGATGGCCGGCGCGTGCTGCACGTGCAGCTGCTCGACCCCTCGCACCCCAACTTCGATGGCCGGGCCATGCAGTTCGCGGCCTTCTCGCGGCGGGATATTCGCTCTTCCAACGGGGAAGTGCAGGAACGATACGTCATTCGGGCCGTGTTGCGCCTGTTCAATGAGAACATCGAAACGGAATTTTCGCTTTCCGACCGCTCCGATATGCGGTATCCGGTTTTGATTGGCCGTTCTTTGCTGCGGCAACGGCGGCTGGTGGTGGATGTGCTGCGCCGCAACGTTTCGTACCGCGAAACGCACCGAGCCGCCCGGCCCCGCTAA
- a CDS encoding DUF4249 domain-containing protein codes for MKPTLFQAVAIVLPALLAGCEMAVDVPMPEHTPRLALNYVLSNQVPDSLYWQTHPHRLLTVSVSQNIFTAKPVRQPANATVELLDANGQVVDRFRGRYRYYNPVSQDSIDAYYVPQYGFAGYPGHRYTLRASMPGMETAESSLTLPAPATVSAGSFVRRAPGPGQGEHSVMGRLSVSVPDPAASADYYVATARVLDTNGRLWGVLSNDYENDPEDDSGISIERFQLSESYNTQPEVYADLNVNGRTISLTQNVRAWSSGGYVPGQPQYRQPAFVEVTISTLTREAYDFYQSAQRYQDSNGNPFAEPAPLASNVRNGYGLFGGATDVTYRIPIQ; via the coding sequence ATGAAACCTACTCTGTTCCAGGCAGTGGCCATAGTGCTGCCAGCCTTGCTGGCCGGCTGCGAAATGGCCGTGGATGTGCCCATGCCCGAGCACACGCCCCGGCTGGCCCTCAACTACGTGCTCAGCAACCAAGTGCCCGACTCGCTGTATTGGCAAACTCACCCGCACCGCCTGCTGACGGTGAGCGTAAGCCAGAACATATTTACTGCCAAGCCGGTGCGCCAGCCGGCAAATGCCACCGTGGAGCTGCTCGATGCCAATGGGCAGGTAGTGGATCGGTTCCGGGGGCGCTACCGCTATTACAACCCCGTCAGCCAGGATAGCATCGACGCGTATTACGTGCCCCAGTACGGCTTTGCGGGGTATCCCGGGCACCGCTATACGCTTCGGGCCTCCATGCCGGGGATGGAAACGGCCGAGAGCAGCCTCACGCTACCGGCGCCGGCCACGGTAAGTGCTGGCAGCTTTGTGCGCCGGGCGCCCGGCCCGGGCCAGGGCGAACATTCCGTAATGGGCCGCCTGAGCGTGAGCGTGCCCGACCCGGCGGCTTCTGCCGACTACTACGTGGCTACGGCCCGCGTACTCGATACCAACGGCCGGCTTTGGGGGGTACTGAGCAACGACTATGAAAACGACCCGGAGGACGACAGCGGTATTTCCATTGAGCGGTTCCAACTCTCGGAAAGCTACAACACCCAGCCCGAGGTGTACGCCGACCTGAACGTGAACGGCCGCACCATTTCGCTGACCCAGAACGTGCGGGCCTGGTCTTCGGGCGGCTACGTGCCGGGCCAGCCGCAGTACCGGCAGCCGGCCTTCGTGGAAGTAACCATCAGCACCCTCACCCGCGAAGCCTACGACTTCTATCAGTCGGCGCAGCGCTACCAGGATAGTAACGGAAACCCGTTTGCCGAGCCCGCCCCGCTGGCCTCCAACGTGCGCAACGGCTACGGTCTGTTTGGCGGCGCCACGGACGTGACCTACCGGATACCTATCCAGTAA
- a CDS encoding OmpH family outer membrane protein gives MNNPLRLVIDAVLVIAVAVLFYLHFASKPAAAPAAPTRKVAISTDSTSQATTALEAVADTDKVAYVESEKLLEGYQAMKDARKSFEAKVKKWSAQNDAIGRQFQSAVQKYQQTAGALTQEQRAATEQQLEMQRIKGGQEQQKLQQQAAEEEARMTKQVLDRVDKQVEAYGKANGYRLILISAPGGAIAYGRKDIDITKEVLADLNAAYKKK, from the coding sequence ATGAACAACCCTTTGCGCCTCGTTATTGACGCGGTACTGGTCATTGCCGTGGCCGTATTGTTTTACCTGCACTTTGCCAGCAAGCCCGCGGCTGCCCCGGCGGCTCCAACCCGCAAAGTAGCCATCAGCACCGACTCTACCAGCCAGGCCACCACTGCCCTGGAAGCCGTAGCCGACACCGATAAAGTAGCCTACGTGGAATCGGAAAAGCTGCTGGAAGGCTACCAGGCCATGAAGGATGCCCGCAAGAGCTTCGAGGCGAAAGTGAAAAAGTGGAGCGCCCAGAACGACGCCATCGGCCGCCAGTTCCAGAGCGCGGTGCAGAAGTACCAGCAAACGGCCGGGGCCCTCACCCAGGAGCAGCGCGCCGCCACTGAGCAGCAGCTGGAGATGCAGCGCATCAAGGGCGGGCAGGAGCAGCAGAAGCTGCAGCAGCAGGCCGCCGAGGAAGAAGCCCGCATGACGAAGCAGGTGCTGGACCGTGTAGACAAGCAGGTGGAGGCCTACGGCAAAGCCAACGGCTACCGCCTCATCCTGATTTCGGCGCCCGGCGGAGCCATAGCCTACGGCCGCAAAGACATCGACATCACCAAGGAAGTGCTGGCCGATCTGAACGCCGCTTACAAGAAGAAGTAA
- a CDS encoding O-acetyl-ADP-ribose deacetylase yields MPSPTPPASWRDAPAFGRIRLYQGDITKLDTAAIVNAANTSLLGGGGVDGAIHRAGGPAILDACRQIWARQGGCPPGEAVLTNGGRLPAHYVIHTVGPVWQGGHKQEPELLARCYRNSLALAEQHQVESVAFPGISTGIYGYPKAEAAAVAVREARVFLAEHAFPGTVVFVVFDEEARRFYEQALQA; encoded by the coding sequence ATGCCCTCCCCCACTCCACCTGCTTCCTGGCGCGACGCCCCCGCCTTCGGCCGCATCCGCCTCTACCAGGGCGACATCACCAAGCTCGACACCGCGGCCATAGTAAATGCTGCCAACACCAGCCTGCTGGGCGGCGGGGGCGTGGACGGGGCCATTCACCGCGCGGGCGGCCCGGCCATTCTGGATGCATGCCGGCAGATCTGGGCGCGGCAGGGCGGCTGCCCGCCCGGCGAGGCCGTGCTCACTAACGGTGGGCGCTTGCCGGCACATTACGTCATTCACACCGTGGGGCCGGTTTGGCAGGGCGGCCACAAGCAGGAGCCGGAGCTGCTGGCCCGCTGCTACCGCAATAGCCTGGCCCTGGCCGAGCAGCACCAAGTGGAAAGCGTGGCGTTTCCAGGCATCAGCACGGGCATCTACGGCTACCCCAAAGCCGAGGCGGCCGCCGTAGCCGTGCGGGAAGCACGGGTGTTTCTGGCGGAGCATGCATTTCCTGGCACGGTGGTTTTTGTGGTTTTTGATGAAGAAGCCCGCCGCTTCTACGAGCAGGCCCTGCAAGCCTGA
- a CDS encoding 2TM domain-containing protein, whose amino-acid sequence METTTTPRDPQLWRMAKARAKFKSHLLTYVFVNTLLWVIWFVTGRDADPLPWPVWSTLFWGIGVFFQGLGTYGNINRGQLSEREYERLLRQRDGQQ is encoded by the coding sequence ATGGAAACGACCACTACTCCCCGCGACCCCCAACTCTGGCGTATGGCGAAGGCCCGGGCCAAATTCAAGTCTCACCTGCTCACGTACGTGTTCGTGAATACCCTGCTGTGGGTTATCTGGTTTGTGACGGGCCGCGACGCCGACCCGCTGCCCTGGCCGGTGTGGTCAACGCTGTTCTGGGGCATTGGCGTGTTTTTCCAGGGCCTCGGCACCTACGGCAATATCAACCGCGGGCAGCTCTCGGAGCGTGAGTACGAGCGTCTGCTGCGCCAGCGTGACGGGCAGCAGTAG
- a CDS encoding succinylglutamate desuccinylase/aspartoacylase family protein: protein MTSSATVAPADFHLNGLTIKPGERATTRLVISKLPSGTVIDVPVNVYRSSEPGPTVLLMAGMHGDEVNGVETIRRLIRRELLRPLRGSIIAIPLLNIYGFLNFSREVPDGKDVNRSFPGNPRGSLASRVAHRFMREIMPLVDYGIDFHTGGAARSNAPQVRCLLGEDAETDALAAAFGAPFTLHSGLRPGSLREAAMREGRRIIVYETGESLRFDEAGIELALAGTFRVLHHLGMAPPAAPVARPGIICPRHTWLRAKFAGLFRSDVQLGDYLEKGQVFGTITDPYGQMSVKLESMVSGYVVGLNHMPVVNQGDALLHIGRTDAAFSRVDLSPPFEEKPSRATEPEPEDDDLM, encoded by the coding sequence ATGACCTCATCCGCCACTGTTGCACCCGCCGATTTTCACCTCAATGGCCTCACCATTAAGCCGGGCGAGCGGGCCACCACGCGGCTGGTGATTTCCAAGCTGCCCTCGGGCACCGTCATTGATGTGCCCGTGAACGTGTACCGCTCCTCGGAGCCCGGCCCCACGGTGCTGCTGATGGCGGGCATGCACGGCGACGAGGTGAACGGGGTGGAAACCATCCGGCGCCTGATCCGGCGGGAGCTGCTGCGGCCACTGCGGGGCTCCATCATTGCCATTCCCCTGCTCAACATTTACGGCTTCCTGAACTTCTCCCGCGAGGTGCCCGACGGCAAGGACGTGAACCGCTCATTTCCAGGCAACCCGCGCGGCTCCCTGGCCAGCCGCGTGGCCCACCGCTTCATGCGCGAAATCATGCCTTTGGTCGACTACGGCATTGATTTTCACACGGGTGGAGCGGCCCGCTCCAATGCTCCGCAGGTGCGGTGCCTGCTGGGCGAAGATGCCGAAACCGATGCCCTGGCGGCCGCATTCGGCGCCCCATTCACGCTGCACTCGGGGCTGCGGCCGGGCTCCTTGCGCGAGGCCGCCATGCGGGAGGGAAGGCGCATTATTGTGTACGAAACCGGGGAGTCTTTGCGGTTTGACGAGGCTGGGATTGAGCTGGCGCTGGCGGGCACGTTTCGGGTACTGCACCACCTGGGCATGGCCCCGCCGGCCGCCCCGGTGGCCCGGCCCGGCATCATCTGCCCCCGCCATACCTGGCTGCGGGCCAAGTTTGCGGGCCTTTTTCGGAGCGACGTGCAGCTGGGCGACTACCTGGAAAAAGGGCAGGTGTTCGGTACCATCACCGACCCCTACGGGCAGATGTCGGTGAAGCTGGAGTCGATGGTGAGCGGCTACGTGGTAGGGCTCAACCACATGCCCGTGGTAAACCAGGGCGACGCGCTGCTGCACATCGGCCGCACCGATGCCGCCTTCAGCCGGGTAGATCTGAGCCCGCCCTTCGAGGAAAAGCCCAGCCGCGCCACCGAGCCCGAGCCGGAAGACGACGATTTAATGTGA
- a CDS encoding T9SS type A sorting domain-containing protein has product MRLPLLFVAAGLSIQSVVAQSAHHAAPHFPKAQLGTKALREQLRELPRTTVPVLPTTKRSTAKRQPQAPVVPYQGHAYNWEEGEDGAAGKWVDAAHVQYTYNANAQVTQEVYTDSITHENLSQTLNTYNAQGVQTESIQQDWDGKAWENYERTATTFDAQQMATEEVTQEWSGTAWETYEGSKYENTYNAAKQLTSRVTKEYDVEEGAFINALRETYVLGTDGKPTQITFEEWADGAWEASYRHTDIVWHDYALGQARSYNFQELDEKDWVTTERYSATYTATGSVATTEYLEGENWIAYMRDTETRDEYGNLAELKLEDWNGDSWEYFYGIKNASRYNAAGNLIQQATQLVYPFFGIEEYTPLQMYTFTDFKEVALSSKARELAGRTSLYPNPATDAATLELPALRQAGMVRVEILNGVGQVLRTVEVRTQPGVTRATLELSGLSAGVYLVRAHTPEGTVTKRLMHR; this is encoded by the coding sequence ATGCGTTTACCCCTACTTTTTGTAGCCGCAGGACTGTCTATTCAATCCGTTGTAGCTCAATCGGCTCACCACGCGGCCCCGCATTTCCCTAAGGCCCAGCTTGGCACCAAGGCCCTGCGCGAGCAGCTGCGTGAGCTGCCCCGCACCACAGTACCCGTACTGCCCACCACCAAGCGCTCCACGGCCAAGCGCCAGCCTCAGGCTCCCGTAGTGCCCTACCAGGGCCACGCCTACAACTGGGAAGAAGGCGAAGATGGTGCCGCTGGCAAATGGGTAGATGCCGCCCATGTGCAGTACACCTACAACGCCAACGCTCAGGTGACGCAAGAGGTGTATACTGACTCCATCACCCACGAAAACCTGTCGCAGACGCTCAATACCTACAATGCGCAGGGTGTGCAGACGGAGTCCATCCAGCAGGATTGGGACGGCAAGGCCTGGGAAAACTACGAACGCACCGCCACTACCTTCGACGCCCAGCAGATGGCCACGGAAGAGGTGACGCAGGAATGGTCTGGCACCGCCTGGGAAACCTACGAGGGCAGCAAGTACGAAAATACCTATAACGCGGCCAAGCAGCTCACCAGCCGGGTTACGAAAGAGTATGACGTGGAAGAAGGAGCCTTCATCAATGCGCTGCGGGAAACCTATGTGCTGGGCACCGACGGCAAGCCCACCCAGATTACCTTCGAAGAATGGGCCGATGGGGCCTGGGAAGCTTCATACCGCCACACCGACATCGTATGGCACGATTACGCCCTGGGCCAGGCACGTTCTTACAACTTTCAGGAGCTGGACGAGAAAGACTGGGTAACGACTGAGCGTTACAGCGCCACCTATACCGCTACCGGCAGCGTAGCCACCACCGAATACCTGGAAGGCGAAAACTGGATTGCGTACATGCGCGACACCGAAACCCGCGATGAGTACGGCAACCTGGCCGAGCTCAAGCTGGAAGACTGGAACGGTGACTCCTGGGAGTACTTCTACGGCATCAAAAACGCCTCGCGCTACAATGCGGCCGGCAACCTCATTCAGCAAGCCACTCAACTGGTATATCCGTTCTTCGGCATCGAAGAGTACACCCCGCTGCAGATGTACACCTTCACCGACTTTAAAGAGGTAGCCCTCAGCAGCAAGGCCCGGGAGCTGGCGGGCCGCACCAGCCTCTACCCCAACCCCGCTACCGACGCTGCCACGCTGGAGCTGCCGGCCCTGCGGCAGGCTGGTATGGTACGGGTAGAAATCCTCAACGGCGTAGGCCAGGTGCTGCGCACAGTAGAGGTGCGCACGCAGCCGGGCGTTACCCGTGCTACGCTGGAGCTGAGCGGCCTGTCGGCCGGCGTGTACCTGGTACGCGCCCACACCCCGGAAGGCACCGTGACCAAGCGCCTCATGCACCGCTAG
- a CDS encoding alpha/beta fold hydrolase — protein sequence MKTLLHYRRYGTGPRVVLAFHGYGQQESYWRSWLEVLGPEVSVLSFDLFYHGRSRLARIDAPLTKKRLGELLTEVLEREGVESFGLLAFSMGAKFALTLLEQHPGRVEKLWLIAPDGLQRQFWYTLATYPPWMRGVLGRAVLRPQRLLGWLDTLEERRLVHSGLVRFARWQLDSREKRLRVYRSWLGFRQLTFQLTKLSRLLNQHQIPVTFFLGRHDRVIPHAELARFIASIKGAQTVLLEAGHGGLLYDVAAYLRRHPGVRW from the coding sequence ATGAAAACCCTGCTGCATTACCGGCGCTACGGAACCGGGCCGCGGGTAGTGCTGGCGTTTCACGGCTACGGGCAGCAGGAAAGCTACTGGCGCAGCTGGCTGGAGGTGCTGGGTCCAGAGGTTTCAGTGCTGAGCTTCGATTTGTTCTACCACGGCCGCAGCCGCTTGGCCCGCATCGATGCGCCACTCACCAAAAAACGCTTGGGTGAGCTGCTGACCGAGGTATTGGAACGGGAAGGTGTTGAAAGCTTCGGGCTGCTGGCGTTTAGCATGGGCGCCAAGTTTGCCCTCACGCTGCTGGAGCAGCATCCCGGGCGGGTAGAAAAGCTCTGGCTGATTGCCCCCGACGGCCTGCAGCGCCAGTTTTGGTATACCCTGGCAACCTATCCGCCCTGGATGCGCGGGGTGCTGGGCCGGGCCGTGCTGCGCCCCCAGCGCCTGCTGGGCTGGCTCGATACCCTGGAGGAGCGCCGCCTGGTGCACAGTGGCCTCGTACGCTTTGCCCGCTGGCAGCTCGACAGCCGCGAAAAGCGCCTGCGCGTTTACCGCAGTTGGCTGGGCTTTCGGCAGCTCACGTTTCAGCTCACGAAACTCAGTCGGCTCCTCAATCAGCACCAGATACCCGTCACGTTCTTCCTGGGTCGCCACGACCGGGTGATTCCGCACGCTGAGCTGGCGCGGTTTATTGCCAGCATCAAAGGAGCGCAGACTGTGCTGCTGGAGGCCGGGCACGGCGGGCTGCTCTACGATGTGGCGGCCTACCTGCGCCGTCACCCCGGGGTGCGCTGGTAG
- a CDS encoding TonB-dependent receptor has translation MKQRLRGWLLGLLLLLPGLAQAQQKHTISGYVRDAATGENLIGVAVVHPASGQGTATNTYGFYSLTLPAASDSVRLLVSYLGYQKARWAAPAGTNQTHDFRLQPLSAELAGVEVVGSREEKIAQSTRMGTINVPITQIKTLPALLGEVDVLKVLQLLPGVQSGGEGTSGLYVRGGSPDQNLILLDGTPVYNASHLFGFFSVFNADALNNVELIKGGFPARYGGRLSSVLDISMKEGNMQKFQGEGAVGIIASKITLEGPIKKDTASFIFSARRTYIDLLAQPLIKAALASESSSGSLGYFFHDLNGKLNWKISSRDRVYLSAYTGYDKFYSRIRDQQQNDDYSSLKAGLGWGNLTAALRWNRVLNNQLFLNTHLTYSKYQFNIGVEDESRRGGQTDKTSLRYFSNIRDISLKTDLDYLPSPDHYIRAGGQYIRHSFKPGALQAKGSGDLSDFNSVAQVGAHEASLYAEDDYRLTERLKVNGGLRLNAFGVDGKLYPSLEPRLAARFLLTPEWAFKASYARTTQFIHLLTNSGIGLPTDLWVPSTKNIRPQRAQQLSVGAARTLRHHEQDYELSLEAYYKPMRNLIEYREGASFLGTTDNNWESKVTSGRGWAYGGEVFLQKKSGRTTGWIGYTLAWSERKFPELNQGRLFPFKYDRRHDASLVVIHKLKENLLLSGTWVYGTGNGVTLAQGRYRLGVYEEYDDYGPRNSYRMRAYHRMDLDLSHTKKKRWGEVVNSISLYNAYSRKNPYYLYLNEGGTDVDGKEIKPSYRQISLFPIIPSFSKSFRF, from the coding sequence ATGAAACAACGTTTACGCGGCTGGCTCCTGGGCCTGCTGCTACTGCTGCCCGGCTTGGCGCAGGCTCAGCAAAAGCACACCATCAGCGGCTACGTGCGCGACGCCGCTACCGGCGAAAACCTTATTGGCGTGGCCGTGGTGCATCCGGCCTCGGGCCAGGGCACGGCCACCAACACCTACGGCTTCTACTCGCTTACCTTGCCCGCCGCCTCAGACTCGGTGCGGCTGCTGGTAAGCTACCTGGGCTACCAGAAAGCCCGCTGGGCCGCGCCCGCCGGCACCAACCAAACGCACGATTTCCGGCTGCAGCCGCTGTCGGCCGAGCTGGCTGGGGTGGAGGTAGTAGGGAGTCGGGAAGAGAAGATTGCGCAGAGCACCCGCATGGGCACTATCAACGTGCCCATCACCCAAATCAAGACCTTACCGGCTTTGCTGGGCGAGGTAGACGTACTGAAAGTGCTGCAGCTGCTGCCGGGCGTGCAAAGTGGGGGCGAGGGCACCAGCGGCCTGTACGTGCGCGGCGGCTCCCCCGACCAGAACCTGATTCTGCTGGATGGCACACCGGTGTACAATGCCTCGCACCTGTTCGGGTTTTTCTCAGTATTCAACGCCGACGCGCTCAACAACGTGGAGCTGATCAAGGGCGGCTTTCCGGCGCGCTACGGCGGCCGCCTTTCGTCGGTGCTGGATATTTCGATGAAGGAAGGCAACATGCAGAAGTTCCAGGGCGAGGGTGCCGTGGGCATCATTGCCTCCAAAATCACGCTGGAAGGACCTATCAAGAAAGACACGGCCTCGTTTATCTTCTCGGCCCGCCGCACCTACATCGATCTGCTGGCCCAGCCCCTCATTAAGGCAGCCCTGGCCAGTGAGAGCAGCAGCGGCTCCCTGGGCTACTTCTTCCACGATCTGAACGGCAAGCTGAACTGGAAAATCAGCTCCCGCGACCGGGTGTACCTGAGCGCCTACACGGGCTACGACAAGTTCTACTCCCGCATCCGCGACCAGCAGCAGAACGACGACTACAGCAGCCTGAAGGCCGGCCTGGGCTGGGGCAACCTCACGGCGGCCCTGCGCTGGAACCGGGTGCTGAACAATCAGCTGTTTCTGAACACCCACCTCACGTACAGTAAGTACCAGTTCAACATTGGGGTAGAAGACGAAAGCCGCCGGGGCGGGCAAACCGACAAAACCAGCCTGCGTTACTTCTCCAATATCCGCGACATCAGCCTGAAGACGGACCTGGACTATCTGCCCTCACCCGACCACTACATCCGGGCAGGCGGGCAGTACATCCGGCACTCCTTCAAGCCGGGCGCCCTGCAGGCCAAAGGCTCCGGGGATTTAAGCGACTTTAACTCGGTGGCGCAGGTGGGCGCCCACGAAGCCTCCCTGTATGCCGAAGACGACTACCGCCTGACGGAGCGGCTGAAGGTGAACGGGGGCCTGCGTCTGAACGCCTTTGGAGTAGATGGCAAGTTGTATCCCTCGCTGGAGCCCCGGCTGGCAGCCCGCTTTCTGCTCACGCCAGAGTGGGCCTTCAAGGCGTCGTACGCCCGTACCACCCAGTTTATTCACCTGCTCACCAACAGCGGCATTGGGCTGCCCACCGATCTGTGGGTACCGTCCACCAAAAACATCCGGCCCCAGCGCGCCCAGCAGCTGAGCGTGGGGGCAGCCCGCACCCTGCGCCACCACGAGCAGGACTACGAGCTGAGCCTGGAAGCCTACTACAAGCCCATGCGCAACCTCATTGAGTACCGCGAGGGCGCCAGCTTCCTGGGCACTACCGACAACAACTGGGAAAGCAAAGTAACGAGCGGCCGGGGCTGGGCCTACGGAGGAGAAGTATTCCTGCAGAAGAAAAGCGGCCGCACCACCGGCTGGATTGGCTACACGCTAGCCTGGAGTGAACGGAAGTTTCCGGAGCTAAACCAGGGCCGCTTGTTTCCCTTCAAGTATGACCGGCGTCACGATGCCTCGCTCGTGGTCATTCATAAGCTCAAGGAAAACCTGCTGCTTTCGGGCACCTGGGTGTACGGCACCGGCAACGGTGTGACCCTCGCGCAGGGCCGCTACCGCCTGGGCGTGTACGAGGAGTACGACGACTACGGCCCGCGCAACTCCTACCGCATGCGTGCCTACCACCGCATGGACCTGGACTTAAGCCATACCAAGAAAAAGCGCTGGGGTGAAGTCGTCAACAGCATCTCGCTCTACAACGCCTACAGCCGCAAAAATCCCTACTACCTGTACCTGAACGAGGGCGGCACCGATGTCGATGGCAAAGAAATAAAGCCTTCATATCGGCAGATCTCGCTGTTTCCCATTATCCCGTCCTTTAGCAAAAGTTTCCGCTTCTAA